From the genome of Ignavibacteriales bacterium, one region includes:
- a CDS encoding sodium:solute symporter family protein translates to MQAIGLTFVDWIIILIYFVFVLGIGWYLRKFTTSQEDFFLAGRKNSSWVAGLAFLSANLGALELLGMTGNTFKYGMYVAHFYWIGAIPAMLFLGIYMMPFYYSSKIKSVPGYLKLRFDEKTRVLNGIAFAIMTLLVSGINLYAMALVLHTFLGWNWDVSMWVSAITVAGYVGLSGLMSAIFTEIIQFFMIWFGLFLVSLLGIIEIGSLKEIIARINEYSSQVSFTTLWSTASDPTQNGMFIHWGGIVLGLGFVLSFGYWTTDFLVVQRAFSAKDLRSARMTPILASFFKMAIPFLVIVSGLIAIALSLDPKSGFKLLQDGGQVNYDSALPLLIARYYPSGLVGLGVTALLAGFMAGQAGNISAFNTVWTYDIYKSVLNRKASDSHLLWMGRASTIVGVIISLGTAYWAKSFPSIMDYMQAIFSWVNAPLFATMLLGMFVWWITPNGAFWGLVAGMSSSFFMWMAVKFHWFHESIITMSQTQSDMAANFWRAWWAWCICAGITILVSLFTKRRPKEELVGLVKGLTDEKHDQHLPFIKRPEFVAIISLIVLVILNILFW, encoded by the coding sequence ATGCAAGCAATAGGCTTAACGTTTGTTGATTGGATAATTATACTAATTTATTTTGTTTTCGTTCTAGGCATAGGGTGGTATCTTCGTAAATTCACTACAAGCCAGGAAGATTTCTTTCTTGCCGGCAGAAAAAATTCTTCGTGGGTTGCCGGACTCGCATTTTTATCTGCAAATCTTGGCGCACTCGAACTTCTTGGGATGACAGGTAATACATTTAAATACGGAATGTATGTTGCTCACTTTTATTGGATCGGCGCAATTCCAGCAATGCTCTTCCTCGGAATTTATATGATGCCGTTTTACTACAGCAGCAAAATAAAATCCGTTCCAGGTTATTTAAAACTTCGCTTTGATGAAAAAACACGCGTATTAAATGGAATAGCTTTTGCAATTATGACTTTACTTGTTTCGGGAATAAATCTTTATGCTATGGCTCTTGTGCTTCATACTTTTCTTGGATGGAACTGGGATGTAAGTATGTGGGTCTCAGCGATTACCGTAGCGGGTTATGTCGGTTTGAGCGGACTGATGTCTGCAATCTTTACGGAAATTATCCAGTTCTTTATGATTTGGTTTGGTTTGTTCCTTGTTTCACTTCTAGGAATAATTGAAATCGGCAGTCTGAAAGAAATCATAGCTCGAATTAATGAGTATAGTTCACAAGTTTCTTTTACAACTCTATGGTCAACGGCATCGGATCCAACGCAGAACGGAATGTTTATTCATTGGGGAGGAATTGTTCTGGGATTAGGATTTGTTCTGTCATTTGGATATTGGACCACGGACTTTCTTGTTGTCCAGCGTGCGTTTTCTGCAAAAGATTTACGGTCGGCACGCATGACTCCAATTCTCGCATCATTTTTTAAAATGGCAATTCCGTTCTTAGTAATTGTTTCGGGATTGATTGCAATAGCCCTTTCATTAGATCCGAAAAGCGGATTCAAACTTTTGCAGGATGGCGGACAAGTAAATTATGATTCTGCGCTTCCTCTTTTGATCGCCAGATATTATCCATCCGGTTTGGTTGGATTAGGTGTAACGGCTCTGCTTGCCGGATTCATGGCTGGGCAAGCCGGTAACATCAGCGCTTTCAATACTGTTTGGACTTACGATATTTACAAATCAGTTTTGAATAGAAAAGCTTCGGATTCACATTTACTTTGGATGGGACGTGCTTCAACAATAGTTGGTGTAATAATTTCTCTCGGCACAGCATATTGGGCAAAGAGTTTTCCAAGTATAATGGATTATATGCAGGCAATTTTTTCTTGGGTTAACGCGCCTCTCTTTGCAACGATGCTTCTTGGAATGTTTGTTTGGTGGATCACCCCTAACGGTGCATTCTGGGGACTGGTTGCAGGAATGTCGTCATCATTTTTTATGTGGATGGCGGTAAAGTTTCATTGGTTCCACGAGAGTATAATTACAATGTCCCAAACTCAAAGCGATATGGCGGCAAATTTCTGGCGAGCATGGTGGGCCTGGTGTATCTGTGCTGGAATAACTATTCTGGTTAGTCTCTTCACTAAGAGAAGACCGAAAGAGGAATTGGTTGGTTTAGTTAAAGGCTTAACTGATGAAAAGCATGATCAGCATCTGCCGTTTATAAAACGTCCGGAATTTGTTGCAATAATTTCATTGATCGTCTTAGTGATTCTAAATATTCTGTTTTGGTAA
- a CDS encoding galactokinase, giving the protein MPTEIVRKKFKELFNEEPLLVRSPGRVNLIGEHTDYNSGFVLPAAIDKAIYFAITPRNDGECKLFAVDMNDGFDFSIDSLKFSEKLWPNYLMGVVDQLNKAGKKLTGFNCVFGGDIPLGAGLSSSAALEAGLAFSLNHIFNLGIDKLSLVKLAQKAENEFVGVNCGIMDQYINIFGAKQKVLKIDCRSLEYKYYPFMNNDLRIVLCNTMVTHSLASSEYNIRRSQCESGVNIIQKYNPEIKSLRDVSLDLLYSHKSNIDDIVFRRCKYVIEENDRVTKSCEDLEQNNFESFGQRMYESHRGLRDEYEVSCEELDFLAEEALYSDEVIGARMMGGGFGGCTINLVYKSMVKKFQLFMEKAYMKKYGKNPLIYVCKIGKGTHIIS; this is encoded by the coding sequence ATGCCAACCGAAATCGTTCGAAAAAAATTCAAGGAATTATTTAATGAAGAACCTTTGCTTGTTCGCTCTCCCGGCAGAGTTAATTTAATCGGCGAACATACTGATTACAATTCGGGTTTTGTACTTCCTGCTGCAATTGATAAAGCAATCTACTTCGCAATTACTCCGCGCAACGATGGAGAATGCAAACTTTTTGCGGTTGATATGAATGACGGATTCGACTTTTCGATTGATTCTCTTAAGTTTTCTGAAAAACTTTGGCCGAATTATTTGATGGGTGTAGTCGATCAATTAAATAAAGCCGGAAAAAAGTTAACCGGATTCAATTGTGTTTTCGGCGGAGATATTCCTCTCGGTGCCGGTTTATCATCTTCCGCAGCACTTGAAGCGGGCTTGGCATTTTCACTAAACCATATTTTTAATCTCGGTATTGATAAACTATCATTGGTAAAACTAGCACAGAAAGCAGAAAATGAATTCGTTGGTGTGAACTGCGGAATTATGGATCAATACATAAATATTTTTGGAGCGAAGCAAAAAGTTCTAAAAATTGATTGCCGTTCGCTTGAATATAAATACTATCCTTTTATGAATAATGATTTAAGAATTGTTTTATGCAACACGATGGTTACGCATTCGCTTGCTTCATCAGAATATAACATACGCCGATCCCAATGCGAAAGCGGGGTAAACATTATACAAAAATACAATCCGGAAATAAAAAGTTTGCGTGATGTATCGCTCGATCTTCTTTATTCGCATAAATCAAATATAGACGATATAGTTTTCCGCCGGTGTAAATATGTTATTGAAGAAAATGATCGGGTAACAAAGTCATGTGAAGATTTGGAACAAAATAATTTTGAATCGTTCGGACAGCGAATGTATGAATCTCACCGCGGTCTGCGTGATGAATACGAAGTTAGCTGTGAGGAGTTGGATTTTTTGGCAGAAGAGGCATTGTACAGCGACGAGGTAATAGGCGCAAGAATGATGGGCGGCGGGTTCGGCGGATGCACAATTAACTTAGTATATAAAAGTATGGTCAAAAAATTTCAACTATTTATGGAAAAAGCTTATATGAAGAAATACGGCAAGAATCCGCTGATTTATGTCTGCAAGATTGGAAAGGGAACGCATATAATAAGCTAA
- a CDS encoding DUF4342 domain-containing protein translates to MNEFKVKGNELIQKIEELIHEGNVTRIIVKDEKGNTYIDIPVTIGILGAVFAPIVAAVGALAGMAANYTVEVIRKEDEKKEDAG, encoded by the coding sequence ATGAACGAGTTTAAAGTCAAAGGGAATGAACTGATACAGAAGATTGAAGAGCTTATTCACGAAGGTAACGTAACACGCATAATAGTTAAAGATGAAAAAGGGAATACTTACATTGACATCCCGGTGACGATTGGCATTTTAGGAGCAGTTTTTGCGCCGATTGTTGCTGCAGTTGGAGCCCTTGCCGGCATGGCTGCAAATTATACAGTAGAAGTAATCCGCAAGGAAGATGAAAAAAAAGAGGATGCCGGATAA
- a CDS encoding dihydrofolate reductase family protein encodes MRKLFWFNLVTLDGYFEGPNREIDWHNVDEEFNELAIEQLKSLDLLLFGRVTYELMASYWPTETAMRDDPIVADKMNSISKIVFSKTLEKAEWENTKLIRWNVEEEISILKQEPGKDIAIFGSAELVSTFTQKSLIDEYRIMVNPVVLGNGNPLFKGFNQKFHLKLINSKTFNSGNVLLYYKPL; translated from the coding sequence ATGAGAAAACTATTCTGGTTTAACTTAGTTACACTCGATGGTTACTTTGAAGGACCAAATAGAGAAATTGATTGGCATAATGTTGACGAGGAGTTCAATGAATTAGCCATCGAACAGCTGAAATCACTTGATCTCCTTTTATTCGGACGGGTAACATATGAATTAATGGCAAGTTACTGGCCGACTGAAACTGCAATGAGGGACGATCCGATAGTTGCAGATAAGATGAATAGTATTTCTAAAATCGTTTTTTCAAAAACTCTGGAAAAAGCCGAATGGGAAAACACAAAACTGATTAGATGGAATGTTGAAGAGGAAATTTCAATATTGAAACAAGAGCCAGGAAAAGATATCGCAATCTTCGGTAGCGCTGAATTAGTATCAACATTTACTCAGAAGAGTTTAATTGATGAATACCGGATTATGGTGAACCCGGTTGTATTGGGTAACGGCAATCCGTTATTTAAAGGATTCAACCAAAAATTTCATTTAAAACTTATTAACAGCAAAACTTTCAATTCCGGAAATGTTTTACTTTACTACAAGCCCTTGTAA
- a CDS encoding DUF4440 domain-containing protein yields MKKPEIILSEWLHAVNNGEIKNVLALYDEKALLIPTFSNRILNTPAKIRNYYEQLQTREKLSVSLHENLVKSQKITENVYALSGIYRWQFTVEGELLSFEARFSFVLDLSLANPILHHHSSQIPRML; encoded by the coding sequence ATGAAAAAACCCGAAATTATTCTCTCGGAATGGTTACATGCAGTTAATAATGGGGAGATAAAAAATGTTTTAGCTCTATACGACGAGAAAGCATTATTAATTCCGACATTCTCAAATAGAATCTTAAATACTCCGGCAAAAATCCGTAATTATTATGAGCAGCTTCAAACTCGTGAAAAACTTAGCGTTTCACTGCATGAAAATCTCGTTAAATCTCAAAAAATAACTGAAAATGTTTATGCATTATCCGGCATTTACCGTTGGCAATTTACAGTTGAGGGTGAACTTCTCAGTTTTGAAGCCAGATTCAGTTTTGTGCTGGATCTTTCCTTAGCTAATCCAATTCTACACCATCATTCATCACAAATCCCACGAATGCTGTGA
- a CDS encoding TonB-dependent receptor — MKKIFILITLLPFLVSFAQSGSIKGKVITSENEPLINANVVIIGTQQGAATSPDGFFEISNVQFGEYSLEVSLIGYGKKTISLAFDAKTKPITIILIEEAIQSEQIIVSAGKYQQKVQDLSVSTAILTPDNISKKNYLTFDDALRFVPGVQMNLEQVSIRGSNGYSKGVGARVLVAANGIPLYSGDTGDIVWELIPVADIERVEIIKGPASSLYGSTAIGGVINIITKSSVKNPVTHFSSYIGAYDKPTYDIWKWNNNTRYFYGVELTHSNSVNNLSYTLSLKKFDNMGYRQNDYTKRNLGYLKLNYDFTSQNHLLFFADFLNMNRGNFLYWKDSRNALVPKDEDNGNTVKSNRLFTGLIYHHTFNKDITAEFKSSFYHTKFDGYGIELTTSKADLFRNELLANINLSDSFVLTPGIETSYSKISSNIFKSPDFFGFGAYTQGVIKINPDLSLTLGLRFDYMKLDTLKSANAVAPKAGLNYKLTKDFILRTSLGTGFRAPTPSEVFTTAAIGGGIDVKSNPDLKAETSISFEIGAVYNYSKNLLFDLAFYQNEYKDFIEPVLTQEAKIQFTNLSRARIQGVELNSDWTLIPGELKLKAGYNYMWARDLEKNIAMKYRPRNSVSAQLQYSPYPFEFGIDFRYMSKVEEIDFNLTQPPIALVIDGDKRVPVYVTDLNIGYNFLFGSIPAKIFINAKNIFNYNCVEFIGNVAPIRNYSFSFEIFF, encoded by the coding sequence ATGAAAAAAATTTTTATTCTTATTACACTTCTTCCGTTTTTAGTTTCATTTGCTCAATCCGGCAGCATTAAAGGAAAGGTAATTACCAGCGAAAACGAACCGCTGATAAATGCAAATGTGGTAATTATTGGAACTCAACAAGGTGCGGCTACATCACCGGACGGCTTTTTTGAGATTAGTAATGTTCAATTTGGAGAATACTCACTTGAAGTCTCTCTAATTGGATACGGCAAGAAAACCATCTCTTTAGCATTTGATGCAAAAACAAAACCAATCACAATTATTTTAATAGAAGAAGCTATTCAAAGCGAACAAATAATAGTTAGCGCCGGTAAGTATCAGCAAAAGGTTCAGGATCTTTCCGTCAGCACTGCTATTTTAACTCCAGATAATATTTCCAAAAAAAATTACTTGACATTTGATGACGCACTCCGGTTTGTACCCGGTGTACAAATGAATCTTGAACAAGTCAGTATTCGAGGATCTAATGGTTACAGCAAAGGTGTTGGTGCACGCGTCCTAGTTGCAGCAAATGGAATTCCGCTCTATTCAGGCGATACCGGCGATATTGTGTGGGAACTAATTCCGGTCGCAGATATTGAACGTGTTGAAATAATTAAAGGTCCGGCAAGTTCTCTTTATGGCTCTACCGCAATTGGAGGTGTAATAAATATTATAACCAAATCATCTGTAAAAAATCCCGTTACTCATTTCAGTTCGTATATCGGTGCATATGATAAACCCACATATGATATTTGGAAATGGAACAACAATACTAGATATTTTTATGGTGTCGAACTGACTCATTCCAATTCAGTTAATAATTTGAGCTATACTCTTTCTTTGAAAAAATTTGACAATATGGGTTATAGGCAAAACGATTATACAAAACGAAATCTTGGTTATCTAAAATTGAATTATGATTTCACATCTCAGAATCATTTATTGTTTTTTGCGGATTTTCTGAACATGAACCGAGGAAATTTTCTTTATTGGAAAGATTCGCGTAATGCTCTCGTTCCAAAAGATGAAGATAACGGCAATACTGTTAAGTCCAACCGGCTTTTTACCGGGTTAATTTATCATCACACTTTTAACAAAGATATTACTGCAGAATTCAAATCCAGTTTTTATCACACAAAATTTGACGGCTATGGAATAGAATTGACGACTTCAAAAGCCGATCTTTTCCGTAATGAACTGCTCGCAAATATTAATCTGTCAGATTCCTTTGTTCTTACACCGGGTATTGAAACTTCTTATTCCAAAATATCTTCCAATATTTTTAAAAGCCCGGATTTTTTTGGTTTTGGTGCATATACTCAGGGAGTTATAAAAATAAATCCGGATCTTTCTTTGACTCTCGGATTAAGATTTGATTACATGAAACTGGATACACTCAAAAGTGCAAATGCGGTGGCACCAAAAGCTGGACTTAACTACAAACTCACAAAAGATTTTATATTGCGGACATCTCTTGGAACAGGATTCCGGGCACCAACTCCTTCGGAGGTATTCACAACTGCAGCCATCGGTGGAGGCATTGATGTTAAATCCAATCCGGATTTAAAAGCCGAAACAAGTATTTCATTTGAGATTGGAGCTGTTTACAACTATTCTAAAAACCTTCTTTTCGATCTTGCATTCTATCAAAATGAATACAAGGATTTTATTGAACCGGTTTTGACTCAAGAAGCGAAAATTCAATTTACTAATTTGAGCAGAGCAAGAATTCAAGGCGTTGAGTTGAACAGCGATTGGACTCTCATTCCGGGTGAATTAAAATTGAAAGCGGGATACAACTACATGTGGGCGCGCGATCTTGAAAAAAATATAGCAATGAAATATCGTCCTAGAAATTCCGTTTCCGCTCAGTTGCAATACTCTCCATATCCATTTGAATTTGGAATTGACTTTAGATACATGAGTAAAGTTGAAGAGATTGATTTTAATCTTACACAACCTCCAATTGCACTTGTTATAGACGGTGATAAGCGTGTTCCTGTATATGTCACCGACTTAAATATAGGATACAATTTTTTATTTGGAAGCATTCCAGCAAAAATATTTATAAATGCAAAAAATATATTTAACTACAATTGCGTAGAATTCATCGGTAATGTTGCACCGATTAGAAACTATTCATTTAGTTTTGAGATATTTTTTTAA
- a CDS encoding triple tyrosine motif-containing protein — MKPGLQKNTFIILLILSLVSTVLRGQSTTQHLEYQFNQIKVEDGLSQSTVFCMLQDRKGFLWFGTANGLNRYDGYNFTVFTNDPNDTTTISDNGILSLLEDKDGFIWVGTVGGVLNKYDRKNGTFTRYNFTEYLKTENDLDEKYYDFPLPFSRNNNKSITVIEQDDKSMLWIGTWGKGLIKFDPVKNTFEHFHSDKNQHDGLQSNRIKAIVPVSDGTVWVGTLGGGLYKLITRSNQIRFQKYEHNKNFWSLSDNKVISLFKDVDGNLWIGTYGGGLNKLTMQFQSAEASQARFERFMNDPQKNSLSNNIVTSIIQNTDRSLWLGTIGGGLDHFDLNNKKFTVYKNDPKIPTSLQKNEILSLLVDKSGTLWIGTNLGKGLSRLEPSIIKFGQINRDINGVNGLNDDVVWAISEDQNSVVWIGTYKGGLNKYDRKNGKFTFYKSDRNNKSTLSDNHIRSIVDDGNRYLWIGTYSGGLNKFNKSTGRSTRYTFGSNDSSNRGSNQVQAILIDREKNLWVGTFGGGLNKVVAEDLKTDNIRFENFVHNVTDPFSLNDDRVYCITEDRDGILWIGTFGGGLNKFDPKTKKFISYKNIPGDESSLADNRVMTIYEDNFSNLWIGSYGGGLQKFDKRTEKFKRFNKKNRLISSVVYGILEDNSNNLWMSTDDGLFKFSIATEIFTQYDLHDGLQSSEFSGGAYFKSKQGEMFFGGINGFNYFYPDSVKDNLFTPPIVISNIKIFSNPVRGEIDSLELSYSQNFFSFEFAALDFTNPVDNQYAYTLEGLDSDWHYVDSRRRIVNYSNLSPGEYIFRVRGSNNDGAWNNDGAKIFIKIFPPIWMRWWFITVVLSFIAFLIFYLSTVRFRSLLAIEKLKGKLAADLHDNVGSGLTEISILSELTSQKINNAEDGSSQNLSAISEKARQLIDSMSDIVWMVNPQRDSFHHLIMRLKDTYSDLLYSSEISFRTINLEKLSSLKLPMEYKQNMYLIFKEGINNAIKHSKCKKIVLEADLNKDTIVMVLKDDGLGFDVENAKLGNGLLNMRKRADSIGCELIIDSSEEGTSLKFIGKLGGIKKVFLSFMNS, encoded by the coding sequence GTGAAACCTGGCTTGCAGAAAAATACTTTTATAATTCTTTTAATTTTATCGCTAGTTTCAACAGTTTTACGCGGTCAATCGACCACGCAGCACCTAGAATATCAATTCAATCAAATTAAAGTTGAAGACGGACTTTCTCAGAGTACTGTTTTTTGTATGCTTCAAGACCGTAAAGGATTTTTATGGTTTGGAACGGCCAATGGGTTGAACCGTTATGATGGATATAACTTTACAGTTTTTACTAACGATCCAAATGATACAACAACAATTTCCGATAATGGAATTTTATCTCTCCTGGAAGATAAAGATGGTTTTATATGGGTAGGAACAGTGGGCGGAGTTCTAAATAAATACGACAGAAAAAATGGAACATTTACCCGTTATAATTTCACAGAATATTTAAAAACAGAAAATGACCTGGATGAAAAATATTACGACTTTCCTCTGCCATTTTCGCGGAATAATAATAAATCAATAACAGTTATTGAGCAAGACGATAAAAGTATGTTGTGGATAGGAACATGGGGAAAAGGATTGATAAAATTCGATCCGGTTAAAAATACGTTTGAGCATTTTCATTCCGATAAAAATCAGCATGACGGGCTTCAATCCAATAGAATAAAAGCAATAGTTCCCGTCAGCGATGGAACGGTATGGGTTGGCACACTTGGCGGTGGGCTTTATAAATTAATTACGCGAAGTAATCAAATACGGTTTCAAAAATATGAGCACAATAAAAATTTCTGGAGCTTGAGCGATAACAAAGTCATCTCACTATTTAAAGATGTGGACGGAAATTTATGGATTGGAACCTATGGCGGGGGATTGAACAAACTTACAATGCAATTTCAATCAGCTGAAGCATCTCAAGCAAGATTCGAAAGATTTATGAATGATCCGCAAAAAAATAGTTTATCGAATAATATAGTTACTTCAATAATTCAAAATACAGACAGATCACTTTGGCTTGGTACTATTGGCGGAGGTTTGGATCACTTTGATTTAAACAATAAAAAATTTACAGTTTATAAAAACGATCCTAAAATTCCAACATCGCTTCAAAAAAATGAAATTCTTTCCTTACTCGTTGATAAATCCGGAACACTTTGGATCGGTACCAATCTTGGGAAAGGTCTTAGCCGCCTTGAACCGAGCATAATAAAATTTGGACAAATTAACAGAGATATAAATGGTGTCAATGGTTTAAATGATGATGTGGTGTGGGCTATCAGTGAGGATCAAAATTCCGTTGTGTGGATCGGAACATATAAAGGGGGATTAAACAAATATGATCGCAAAAATGGAAAATTTACATTCTACAAATCCGATAGGAATAATAAATCCACATTAAGCGATAATCACATTCGTTCAATTGTTGATGACGGCAATAGATATTTGTGGATTGGTACATACAGCGGCGGATTAAATAAATTTAATAAATCAACCGGACGCTCAACTAGATATACATTCGGCTCTAACGACTCTTCGAACCGAGGCTCAAATCAAGTTCAAGCTATTCTAATAGATCGTGAGAAGAATCTTTGGGTTGGTACTTTTGGCGGCGGATTGAACAAGGTGGTTGCCGAAGATTTAAAAACTGATAATATCCGGTTTGAAAATTTTGTTCACAATGTTACTGATCCATTTAGTCTCAATGACGATAGAGTCTATTGCATAACCGAAGATCGGGATGGAATATTATGGATTGGAACATTCGGCGGCGGGCTAAATAAATTTGATCCCAAGACAAAAAAATTCATCTCTTACAAAAATATTCCTGGTGATGAATCAAGTTTAGCTGATAACCGTGTAATGACAATTTACGAAGACAATTTTAGTAATTTATGGATAGGATCATACGGAGGCGGACTGCAGAAATTTGATAAACGTACCGAAAAATTTAAAAGGTTCAACAAAAAAAATCGGCTGATTAGTTCGGTGGTATATGGCATACTTGAGGACAACAGCAATAATCTTTGGATGAGTACTGATGATGGCCTATTCAAGTTCAGCATAGCAACTGAAATCTTTACTCAATACGATCTTCACGATGGTTTGCAAAGTTCGGAATTCAGCGGCGGAGCCTATTTTAAATCTAAGCAAGGAGAAATGTTCTTCGGGGGAATTAACGGATTTAATTATTTTTATCCGGATAGCGTTAAAGATAATTTGTTTACTCCCCCAATTGTAATCAGCAACATAAAAATCTTCAGCAATCCGGTTCGGGGAGAAATTGACTCTTTGGAGCTTTCCTACTCGCAAAATTTCTTTTCATTTGAATTTGCAGCGCTTGATTTTACAAATCCGGTTGATAATCAATACGCTTATACCCTGGAAGGATTAGATTCAGACTGGCACTATGTAGATTCACGAAGAAGAATTGTTAATTATTCCAATCTTTCACCCGGAGAATATATCTTCCGTGTGCGTGGTTCGAACAATGACGGTGCATGGAATAATGATGGAGCAAAAATATTTATTAAAATTTTTCCGCCGATTTGGATGAGGTGGTGGTTTATAACGGTTGTTCTTTCGTTTATCGCTTTTTTAATTTTCTATCTAAGTACAGTCCGTTTCAGAAGTCTGCTTGCAATTGAAAAGCTAAAAGGGAAACTTGCCGCCGATCTGCATGACAATGTCGGCTCGGGTCTAACTGAAATTTCTATCCTTAGTGAACTGACATCTCAAAAGATAAATAATGCAGAAGACGGTTCATCACAAAATTTAAGTGCCATAAGCGAGAAAGCTCGTCAATTAATCGACAGCATGAGCGACATTGTCTGGATGGTCAATCCGCAACGCGACTCTTTTCATCATCTAATTATGAGATTGAAAGATACATACAGCGATCTGCTCTATTCTTCCGAAATTTCATTTCGAACCATCAATCTGGAAAAATTGAGCTCTCTTAAATTACCGATGGAATACAAACAGAACATGTATCTGATTTTTAAAGAGGGAATTAACAATGCAATAAAACACAGTAAATGTAAAAAAATTGTTCTTGAAGCGGATCTTAATAAAGATACAATAGTTATGGTTTTAAAAGATGACGGATTAGGCTTTGATGTGGAAAATGCAAAATTAGGCAACGGCTTATTAAACATGAGAAAACGTGCTGATTCAATTGGATGCGAACTGATTATTGATTCGAGCGAAGAAGGGACATCACTCAAATTTATTGGTAAACTCGGAGGAATTAAAAAAGTATTTCTCTCGTTTATGAATTCATAA
- a CDS encoding response regulator transcription factor, whose protein sequence is MIKVAIIEDNNTIREGLAALINGTSGYSCIGSYSDCESFLPKLSTMDIDVALMDIGLPGMSGIDGIAKAKKIKPELNILMLTIYEDSQSVFKALCAGACGFLVKKTPPSRLLEAIKDAYEGGAPMSSLIARQVINVFRQTQGKSPDEEETNLSSREIEVLTSLSDGNNYQEIADRLFISVDTVRHHIRNIYRKLHVHSQSEAVAKAIRKGLI, encoded by the coding sequence ATGATCAAAGTCGCAATCATAGAAGATAACAATACAATCCGGGAAGGATTAGCCGCGCTAATTAACGGCACAAGCGGTTACAGTTGCATTGGTTCTTATAGTGATTGTGAATCTTTTCTCCCAAAACTTTCCACAATGGACATAGATGTTGCTTTGATGGATATAGGTCTCCCCGGAATGAGCGGAATTGATGGAATTGCAAAAGCAAAAAAAATAAAGCCTGAACTCAATATTCTTATGCTCACAATTTATGAGGACAGTCAATCTGTATTCAAAGCGTTATGTGCAGGTGCATGTGGATTTCTTGTAAAGAAAACTCCGCCAAGCAGATTACTGGAAGCAATAAAAGATGCTTACGAAGGAGGCGCTCCAATGAGTTCTTTGATTGCCCGGCAGGTTATAAATGTTTTTCGGCAGACTCAAGGCAAATCTCCAGATGAAGAAGAAACAAATTTGTCCTCGCGCGAAATAGAAGTGTTAACATCTCTTTCAGATGGAAATAATTATCAAGAAATAGCCGACCGGCTTTTCATAAGCGTTGATACAGTCCGCCATCATATTAGAAATATTTATCGTAAACTCCACGTGCATTCACAATCGGAAGCCGTCGCTAAAGCAATCCGCAAAGGACTTATCTAG
- a CDS encoding cation transporter: MIQENTLSDEKKSLYRWALSLAMFTVFYNIGEGLISVYFGVKDETLSLLGFGIDSFVEVISGIGIWHMLSRIRALGSERDDFEKRALKITGASFYTLTIGLIASSILNVINNHKPETTFWGVVISLISIVAMSLLIYHKMKVGKALGSRAIIADANCTKTCLYLSVILLVASVGYELTGFGAFDSIGALLIAYYSFKEGREAFEKARTGKECGCEGGSCEN, translated from the coding sequence ATGATTCAAGAAAATACTTTATCTGACGAGAAAAAAAGTTTATATCGGTGGGCATTGTCGCTGGCAATGTTTACCGTATTCTATAATATTGGAGAGGGATTGATCTCCGTTTATTTTGGGGTTAAAGACGAGACTCTTTCCTTACTCGGATTTGGGATTGATTCGTTTGTTGAAGTTATTTCCGGAATCGGTATTTGGCATATGCTCTCAAGAATTAGAGCACTGGGGTCTGAGCGTGATGATTTTGAAAAAAGAGCGCTAAAAATTACCGGAGCCTCATTCTATACTTTGACAATCGGATTAATAGCATCATCCATTTTAAATGTTATAAATAATCATAAGCCTGAAACAACTTTTTGGGGTGTGGTTATTTCTCTTATTTCTATTGTGGCAATGAGTTTATTAATATACCACAAAATGAAAGTTGGAAAAGCTCTCGGGTCGCGGGCAATTATAGCAGATGCCAACTGTACCAAAACTTGTCTTTATCTTTCTGTAATATTACTCGTTGCAAGTGTTGGATATGAATTAACCGGTTTTGGTGCCTTTGATTCTATTGGGGCATTACTAATTGCTTATTATTCCTTTAAAGAAGGAAGAGAAGCTTTCGAAAAGGCAAGGACAGGAAAAGAATGCGGATGTGAGGGCGGGTCGTGCGAAAATTAA